The genomic interval CCCTGTATATGAGACCCAAGTTTAGTGCAGAAACATTTCATGATGAAATCATATTTATGTAATGCAATATCTGTTTACTGAGAACATTCAACTAGGATTTTGGAGACAGGTAAAATTCCTTCTCCCAGATGTAGGCAGCCATGTCCTTCTGTTATTTGGAAGGGGCAGTTTCTCTAACAGATTTGGGAGGGCTGACaacagtggcttctttttgctgcaattACTTGTTTTGGCTTACCACTAGAGagcaaaaagagaaatgtgaaaaTACCACTTCTGTTGCCATTGAGATTTACGGGTTCCTCCAAATCCTGTTAGAGAATTTTGGTTTTGAAATAAACAGTGAATTTCCACACCCATGAATTGTGTATGTGTGCCCATGCCTTCAAATAATCTGTCAACGTATGGTAACCCAAAAAACTGCAcaaggttttctcaggcaaggaatactcagagttgatgtgaagtcaaaggctttcacagctggaattcttagttttttgtgggtttttcgggctatgaagctgtattctagaagaatttattcctgacgtttcagcagCAGCTgtagctgacatcttcagagaatgctggcatggaagagagtggggtatatatactgttgattgagaggaagcgatttacatgttaatctgtgtgttcttctgttgttgaatggcaacaacAGACATCCTAATGACCCAATGCCTTGCTATTCAGCAATAGAACAGTACACAGATtgacatgtaaatcgcttcctcttaaccaatagtatatataccccactctcttccatgccagcattctctgaagatgttggtgaaatgtcaggaataaactcttctagaacacggcttcatagcccgaaaatccACACAAAAAATCAGAGACAATGTTGCTAGTTTCTTCTTTCTACATATTGCCCACaacacctagtatttgttggtgggTTTCcacacagtggtgtcactagggggcgtgggctgcactaggtgacaccctaagaggagTGGCACCAATGTGCTTCAAACATCTgccctttggcagaaatgggctgtggcattcacctgcatctctttaaaatgctaggGGCAAAACTAATTgggagaaaaaggagaggcctccatgttttaaaaaaattaaatttaaaattaaaattttgatattttaatagttttattttaaaattcttttaaaatattctttgaaAATATTACATCTTAAACAAAttttcacatgaaactatgtacaatcatccctccatatgtgcagctttgatatttgcggatttgattagtcatggatttgattgatatgttctctctaggactatctaggtcctccagtgcaactctgtggtcaactttaactaaacgttgcactgaaagacctaaagattcctagagagaatactctagtagacatttgtagctcctccagtgcagttctatggtcagtgtctgttggacgttgaccacagagttgggctggaggacctagagattcctagagaggtgtcctctcaggtaaaaacatggtgtttttgttatttgctgttttttccatattcatgggggtcttgtgcccctaaccctagcgaatatggagggacaaatgtacatGTAAAgacatttagactgtgcatatgatattgtaatttaaaggcataattttaattttaccagTTATTCATGTCACAacaattaccattacattcagtgatatacaggaattatgatttataagtaacattagtataaaatacattactaagaattctgtatggtgtgatataggAGGAGGTCATTGGTGGTGGTAACACCATGGGTTACTGCAcctggtgatgccaaccctagtaatgccactgcttccatccaaatactaaccagtgctgaccttgcttagtttccaagatcagacaggatttgatgcctttagggtatttaggtcctagAATGTGAATTAGGTGCCATTTTCCCCCTCAGTCCTGTAGAACTGTTGACTGAGTGCTCAAGATCATATACTGTATAGTACTATCTTCCACAGTGGTTCATAGGAAATGGTAAAAAGGGATTAAAGATAAGCAAAGCAGTGTATATTTAAAAGAAGTTACTTGAGTGCATAGTCACCTTTATGATTGAAACATAACacatttttgcttcttctttttcaaaaaatctaGATGGCACCACAGGATGGCAGAGAAGAGGGCATTTTTCTAAGTGTCCTGAGGAATATAAGCACTACTGTGTCAAGGGAAAATGTCGTTATGTTGCAGTAGAACAGACACCAGCATGCATGTATGTGGAAATTTCAAAGCATTCAAAATATTGCACTTACCAGCAGCTAACCTCTGGCATGATGAACTCTCTGGAAATATTTGGCTAATGGCATATTTGGTAGCAGAGCCTGTTTTGCTTAAGTCAAGTTCTGGGGCTTATTCCAGGGTAtgataaatattttgaaagacaTGATGCAGCCCTGCGTCTGATGCTTGTGGAAACTTTGAGTCTATTTCACCTCCAAATAGTCTTAAATGGTGATGAGTGATGAGAGGTTTCATCAGAGAAGGAGCACTAGTTCCACTAAGCGTGGAGCATTGGATATGACAGTATCTAGAGAAGGATATTTtgcaaattacttttttttcCCCAGAGAGAAAATAGGTGCATTACATTTGCAGTAGAGACTCTAAACACGTTTAAAAGTTTGTCCCCCAGGGCTGTGTCTGGAGTAAGATCTGGAGATGGCCCTATTTGTGCACCAGCACTTAAACTCCATTTGGAAATGTAAATCTTGAACTTGACCATAGTTTTAGATGCTATATCATATCATAGTTTTAGGTTTACTGCTAATTGAGATTACCCTGATTTTAACAACTCTTGAGGCATCCCTTGAAGATCCTCCTGCAGTCTGCTGTCTTTCTGCTGTATTGTCACATCTTGAGGGCACCAAGTTATGGAGAGACTACTTTTTGAtatgtattttctgtttcttcatcacTCATTACCATGGTAGTTGTTGCTTTGCTactgtttatattgttttgtttttagttgccTTGGAGGTCCTTGGTGGACAGAAAGGCAAAActtaatttttattgctttaaaagaaaaatattaagatttaaataatttcaaatgCGATCAGTAAGAAAATAGTTAATGATAAATTAACTTCACAGAACCTGCCTTATGAATTTCCCTGCAACATGCAGGCACAGGATAATGGTGTGGCATTTGCTTGCAAACCTCTGATTATgatgtaaaaaaataatacaaggaAACCATTCATATAAAAAACCTGTTGGAAAGTACTTATGTAAGTaaaaaccaaaatccatgtatttaTTGAGCTCTTCTCATTCCCAATAAAACAATATAGTTAAATCTAAGTTATTGGAGTCAGCAGTGCCCCATAGTGGAAGCAGtgaacatatatttattttgtatttagaaTCTAGCATATCccatagttgtttttaaaataagaacataCAAAGTTGGATCAGatttagtcatgcttaaaatttatctgtttttaaaaacgtatatttttaaatgaacaaacacaataaaaatgtaaaacacaataaataataaaaccttGGAGAATGCATTAATATCAAgactataaaaagaaaaattcaaatgGTAAGGAAAAAATCATAATATTACATGGTCACAgcatcttaggcctgttacagactgccaaaataaagctgctctgggtctctttggaggtatgctgtttaaatgatgcatgcaccctaagaatccggaagctgcaccaaagctgcactccagtgcttaggaatggagtgtggctttggcgcgaccactggactcttaggacccatgcatcagtcaaacagcatacctccaaagagacctgaagcagctttattatggcagtctgtaacaggcctatgtttcagtTAAGAAGAAGGCATACTGTATAATTCTAAAAATTGTCATGGTTTTTAAAGGATGTAGTTTGCCATTATCATTATAATAAGTAATGGTTGCCAAATACTACAAAGCTTCTACGTTTATAATTAAAATCTCTGTTTAACAACGATGATTAATAGTGTTAACTCCCCCCATTCAAGAAACCATGTGTATAAAATAACATTTGagtaaagcaataaaaatagtaaaacaacAGGAATCAATACAGCATTTCTTATTTGGTAGTGAGAAAAGGTTCATGAAATAGTTAACTTTCCCCCCCTGAATCACATTTCTGTTCACTAGATTTCTCAagacaatttacaataaaaagtatttttaaaagttaaaaaatggAGTGGTTTAACAATTGCCATAGTGAAACTAAGCAGTGAATTCTGTAGTTCTGTTATTGCCAAGGAAAAGACCCCATGCATGTCTCGCTTCCTCAGGCATAACCTGATGCAGTAATGGAACTCCTAGGAAAACTGGGAGTAAACAATATGATATTTATTTACTCCTCTTTCAAAATGAGGGGCGGACAGGAATGTACTCAGTAGTCAACACTTTCTGATCTACCTCTAGGCAAAGTGTTTGCTTGGTATAGGGCCACCTAGCAGAAGGAAGTTTAATCTATATGAGCAAGGGAGCTGTATACACTGTGCCATTCTTTTAACTTCTCTTCTCTTTAATTTACAGCTGTGAGAAAGGTTACACTGGTGCAAGATGTGACAGGTTGGACTTGTTTTATCTGAGAGGAGATCAAGGTCAAATGGTGGTGGTTTCCTTGATAGCTGTTATGGTGCTGCTAATCATCCTGGTTGTTTGTATATGCATTTGCACTCAGTAAGTATTATGCCCCCATGACAGCACAGATAATTTATTTAGGCAGTCTGTTGTTTCTACCTGAATTATGAGGTTCACGAGTAAAGAGTTCCTAATGCTCCAGATATGTATTACTGTTCAACAAAGACATGTTGGTTGTTCTCTTTTATGTGACCTGTCCAGGTCCAAGACCAAACTTTATCCCCATTCAGAAACATGAAGCCAActtttaattgtatctgtgtGTGTTGGAGGGGTGGCAGGGAGAATAGTATTTaactttcattttttattaaattgGACATAAGAACAGAAGATAATCCCTGGTTATTCAGGCTAAATATTTATTTGGGTCAGAGATGGGCCTACAGGCTTTCATCCGTCTGGTTTTTCACAGTTTCCAATCTGATTTTCCAGAGTGCTGCTTCATGTAGAGAGCCTCCCAAAAGACAGTGGTCTCCTTCCTGAAGACAGTCACACTGTCCATGGAGGAGATGAGAACagtgacaaagggggaaagttagTATGCATGACCACAGTCTCCCTCCTCCTTTGAAGAGCCTACATGTCCTTGGAATAACTAAAATGGGCTAACATgagtctaaatccagttgttagcccCAACTACATAAACCCATTGAAGCATGGGAATTTATATACAGTTGTtcctcctaacttgcagatctgagatccgcgCCCTCAACTGTATGCGACGGGGCAACCTCCGCTATTTCTAATGGGATGCACACCCAgtggcatgccccattcaagcctaggGGGCTTCAATACGTGTGAGCCTACATTTTTGCAGGAGTTTTGGTGTCCAGAACGGAGtccccgtgaaaacagagggccaactgaacCTGTTAGTTTAAGTTCCTGTTAATTCAATGGTATATTTGTAACTATCAATTGGATTTAGAAAGTTtagccattttaattttttttaaaaatgatttcactTAGAGATAATACTTTTTGTCTTACTAAGGCTACCTTTGGAAAGATATGCTAGAAATCACTTGTTGTTGAGATGTAATTTTGCAATTTCTCTTTTGAGTTATTGTCGTAAGAAGcgtaggaagaggaaagaagacgAAATGGGAACATTTGATAAGGGACTGCCTCTTAAAACTGAGGATATTCTAGAGACAGACACTGTGTGAAGGTAAGAGAATTTCAGAAGTGCTATACACTATGATGCTATATAAAAATTGTATGTTTAATTATTCCATTTTGCTTTCCTTCAGACAAATTGAATGAAGACTGGTCAActtttccttttgaattgtgaGTGTTTTAAAAGTACTGTGTGTTCATCACATTTAGATGGATTCATGTTCATAAAGGCTCTTGGTCATGTAATTTTTGTTATGTGGTTTCAAGTCGTTTTCAGcttatgatggccctaaggtAAATCTGGGGCTGACAGAGTGTGGCTCGCCCACAATCACCCcgcagatttccatggctgagcggggaatcgaaccatgatctccagaatcctaggcctgtgctcaaaccactataccgtaCTGGCTCTCTGGGAATAGGATGGCACAATTTCTGCATGTGGACATTAAAACTTTCACTGATAAATCCTAATAAACATTTGAATGGCCTTCTTGAAATGTTGGTCCAGTGTACCATAATTATCTTCATTAGTTAATATAGGTAGCTGGATACTTATGAAGACAGGGAAATGTCTTCCTCTGGCCACAGAAATGGCCcaggacattttgttgcctgaaacAGAACAGCAGTGAAGCTGCATAGGCCATCTGAGTTGTCTGGTATCTCAGGCAGGAAAaaacctcttcttctccttcttgctAATAAGAATTCAGTAAACTGACATAGATGAAAAATGTCGCTATCCCTACACAATAACCAAAATCTGCTGCTTGAGGCAGCCACCTCATTTTGCCTAATGACAAAAAGTACCAACTCTGTTCTTAACAAATGCCTGATTATTTTCAAGTCAATAAACCTTTGAGGTCATGACAGATGCTTAAAATGtatgtctgattttggaagctaaacaaagTCAGTACTTGGAAAGGAAGACCATCATGGAATACCAGTGTTATAGACTATATTCAGAAAAAGACAATAGTGaatcacctctgactattccttacctaagaaaaccctatgaaatttataaaGTTGCTATAAGTAAGCACATGATTCAAAGGTAcacattttataataaataataataaacatttatttatatcccgcccctttgaggtaaatcggggcggctaacagtaataaaatacaatacatcaaaatctactctccccctcttaaaaagttatttaatttAGACAGTACCTTATCAGTGGTGAGTTGCTTATATGATTTGTTGGCTGTGAGTAAATTCTGCCCATTTACAAGCCTATTAATATAATGTTCTCAAACGTTTTCAACTAATGGTGAGTGAGTATCAAAAGGATGAAGACGAGAAGTAACCATGAATCAATAGTTTTATAAAGTGAATTTTAGCAAACATTATCACCATTCTAATACCGTCATCTTATAAATGTTCAGTATAATGGGAAATAAAATTGAGAGCCAatgtattgtagtggtttgagtgctggacaactctggagactatggtttgattcctagctcagccataaaacctgcCAGGTGGCCTTGGTCAAGGCAcaactctctcagtcttagaggatgataatggcaaacccccattgaagaaatttaccaagaaaaccccatggggtcaccataagtaggaaactacttgaagaaccaccaccacaacatggATCTTAGTTCCAAATTAAAATAGTGTACCTGTGAGATAGCCACATACATTCTCTTGAGGACAGAGGAACACAAATTTAATGAGTCCTAAGAATGCGGTCCTATGCACTTACCCAGAACACCTAACTGTGATGAAAGCAGcaggaattatttctgcaaaacACTGAGCTGCAAAATAAATGCTCTGACAGTTAATTTCTATTTTATCCCTACAGATTGTTAAAGGTTCCTGCTGGCAGGTGCCCTTCTCCTCTCAATGACTTTCATGAGGGTTAGTGACTTGAAAATAAATGTGGCGGAATGGACAAGGGTCTATTGTTTACATTCATTTGTAACCCTTTATTTTGTGAAATTGGATCAaattgttttgtgtagaaaaccaGGGACTGAGCGCAGTTCTTCCAGCTTCTTGAGTTCATCAAAATGAAAGGGAAACTGGTATTGTAGTCATACTTAGCACAGACTGATGTCATAGATAGCAAAACTAATGGATCTAATAATGCCATCAGGAATAAATATAATGGCAATTCAGGAATAAATATAACACACAATTTAGTTTGAATGTTGTTTTTAAGTAGCAAGGAAATGTTTTATTGGCTATGTTCAAAACATCTGTACCCTTTTGTATTTTGGTTTGGCATAATCTTGACTGAGACCGATGCATTATAATTGTGTTCCAACAATTTATAAAATGCCAGTGTTGAGATATCTTGTCCCTTAGATATTTTCAAAGATGGAAATGAGTTGAATACTTGATCTTTCTAGCATGTCTTAAGCTTCTCAACACACTTTAGCACTGCTCTCATTCAACTGAAATAGCAAATTATCATACACACTTTTTAGGTTGAGCAAATGTATGCCACATCTAGAATTCAGTACTACCAGAGGACAATAttattaaagtattttattttgatatacagtcagcccttcatataaacggattttatacacagattcaagcatacagggtttgaaaaatgtataaattttaaatatcaaaccttgattttccattttttttaataagtgacactattttgctatgtcattacatttaatgggacttgagcatacatggattttgttatacacggaggatcttggaaccaaaccttagcatataacaagggttcactgagGAACACATTGACTGATCATGTGAAAAAACCTCAAAAATaatggtacagtggacccttgttatacgctggggtttggttccaagatccccccatgtataacaaaatccgtgatgctcaagtcccatcaaatataatgacatagcaaaatggtgtcccttataaaaaatggaaaatcaagatttgaaatttaacctttttttgaatattttcaaaccgtggatgcttgattccatgtataaaaaatccgtgtataagaagggctgactgtacatagtCTCATTTAAAGGTACAATTCTTTACTTGCTTATCagagagtaaatcccattgagtccCACTGGAGCTAATTTCTGCATAGGCATGTATATGATAGCACTATAAGCAACTAGGGCTGTTATGGTTTTTTCCTAATGCACAAATAAATGTCACAGTTCAAACAAATATAAGATTATATGTCTGCTATATTTCAACTTGTGTGTTGTCTCGTAACGGTGCACCAGAAACACTTACCTTGTTTACTTTTTTAGGAGTTTAGGGTTAAAACTACTACAGCAATTTAAAACTATCTCAGGTAAAACTATCACAAAGACCAATGCAGAGAattagaagacaacaacaaaacggGAAAAACCGGaaacctattccacaagattcgggaaatcaaaggaaagttcaaaccaagggcagtGACACTCggtgacaataaaaataacataattcaagaccaggaaggaataaaaagacattggatgcaatacacagaagagttatatgaaagagatgacaacatgaaggacacatggaatgaagagccatatgaaggtgaacctcaaattctaaaaagcgaggtggaagctgcaataagagaaatggaaaaaaacaagtctcgaggaacagatgatattccaccataatcaactctagtgctaaccaacatatctcaacagaagaagattaagattaACCAAAAGAAGATTAacaatggggagggcagctatgaaaaatctagaaaagatcctaaaatgcaaaaatatagaaCTCGGCACATAaattagaatcatataagccattgtagtctccattatcatgtatggatgtgagagctggacagtaaaaaaaaaagataggaacaaaatcaattcatttgagatgtggtgctggaaaagagtgctgaggatcccatggacagccaaaaagacaaacaaatgggccctagagcagatcaagccagaaattccCCTGacagccaggatgacaaaacttaggctggtgtactttggacacatcatgagaagccatgaaccactggaaaaaacaataatgctaggaaaggtggagggatgtagaaacaGAGaccatgagtatgagtttgcaaggGTTGGGCAGTGCAGTATAGGACaaggggtcttgaagatgtctcatcagaagggttgccatgggtcaagattgacgtgaaggcagttaacaacaaaagggTAAGGAAATACAATGGATAAAAGTTGAACCTATGAAAAGGTAAATaatctaattttaaaacattcagatAATAATATTTTACAGTATTGTACTCTTTCTCTGATTCAGGACTGACCTGATTAGTCTTTAATTAGTGTGTGGACAGGGCTTAGTGGAGGggacaccttttaaaaataaattaaatatgttTACAATGGAATAAAggcatgcttatttatttatttgcttaataATGTTGTATTCACCAGTTTGCGGTGAAACACAGAAATCTGTCCAAAACTTTGTTTAGATGAATGCAGGATTCCCTTTCCAATAGACAAAGCACTTCCATATCTTAATTGGGTGCATAGTTCttctcttctctgtcgtgtatccctcagatccagaccacagccaaggcttgtagattctttctatacaatattgccaaaatccgaccatatctctccgcctctactgccaagatcctggtccatgccctagtggtctcacgacttgattactgtaatgtcctcctggctgggcttcctttttctcacctccgtcctttaatctctgtccagcattcagctgcacgcattatcacttccacccaccgctccgaccacatctctcctgtgttggcatcccttcactggctccctctccctttccgcattcagtataagctcctgctgtcgacattcaaagccctccatggactggcccctccttacttatcagaccttctttctcctcaccttcccaccagggccctccgttctggtagtcaagggttcctgtcccagcccaggatttcctctgccccatcccggattcgccccttttcacttgctgcccctcactcctggaaccttcttcctccacaagcaagagccatcacttctttaaccagcttcaaaacggagttgaaaaccatcctattcagagaagccttcccaggcatcgcataattgtcgcttactatctgatcttctgttgttggctgtttattgatccatttcctgtattgctatgtactgtatatgtattattctacttgtgagtatatattttccctggataatgattaaccttccattatgaagccaagccctccctccagtccatctgccttggtccaggcctcggaggttgagaggaactgctggacctcttaccctttcccgtcaccacccccttctccttctgtgtcatgtctttttagattgtaagcctgagggcagggaaccgtctaactaaaaagattgtatgtacagcgctgtgtaaatttacagcgcttcat from Sceloporus undulatus isolate JIND9_A2432 ecotype Alabama chromosome 6, SceUnd_v1.1, whole genome shotgun sequence carries:
- the BTC gene encoding probetacellulin isoform X1; protein product: MDPMALLGSCGPLLLALLGLAIFNCVTGNGNATTEQEAKRFSSIYPNENCTDGTTGWQRRGHFSKCPEEYKHYCVKGKCRYVAVEQTPACICEKGYTGARCDRLDLFYLRGDQGQMVVVSLIAVMVLLIILVVCICICTHYCRKKRRKRKEDEMGTFDKGLPLKTEDILETDTV
- the BTC gene encoding probetacellulin isoform X2, which translates into the protein MNSYRRLAIFNCVTGNGNATTEQEAKRFSSIYPNENCTDGTTGWQRRGHFSKCPEEYKHYCVKGKCRYVAVEQTPACICEKGYTGARCDRLDLFYLRGDQGQMVVVSLIAVMVLLIILVVCICICTHYCRKKRRKRKEDEMGTFDKGLPLKTEDILETDTV